Below is a genomic region from Streptomyces sp. RPA4-2.
CCGTTCTCGCTGTCGTACTTCTCGTACGCGTCGACGATACGGCCGACCAGCTTGTGCCGTACGACATCGTGGGACGTGAGCCGTGAGAAGTGCACGTCGTCGAGGCCCTCCAGGATGTCCTGGACCTGGCGCAGGCCCGACTGCGTCCCGTTCGGCAGGTCGACCTGCGTCACGTCGCCCGTGATCACGATCTTCGATTCGAAGCCGAGGCGGGTGAGGAACATCTTCATCTGCTCGGCGCTGGTGTTCTGGGCCTCGTCCAGGATGATGAAGGCGTCGTTGAGCGTACGGCCACGCATGTACGCCAGGGGCGCGACCTCGATCGTCCCGGCCGCCATCAGCCTGGGGATCGAGTCCGGGTCGAGCATGTCGTGCAGCGCGTCGTACAGCGGGCGCAGGTAGGGGTCGATCTTCTCGTAGAGCGTGCCGGGCAGGAAGCCGAGGCGCTCGCCCGCCTCCACCGCCGGGCGGGTCAGGATGATGCGGTTGACCTGCTTGGACTGGAGCGCCTGCACGGCCTTCGCCATCGCGAGGTAGGTCTTGCCGGTGCCGGCGGGGCCGATGCCGAAGACGATGGTGTGCTTGTCGATGGCGTCGACGTACCGCTTCTGGTTGAGCGTCTTGGGTCGGATGGTGCGGCCGCGCGAGGACAGGATGTTCTGTGTGAGCACTTCGGCGGGGGTCTCCTCGCCGTCGCCCTCCCCGTTCTCGCTCGCCCTGAGCATGGCGATCGAGCGTTCCACTGCGTCCTCCGTCATGGGCTGCCCCGTACGGAGCACCAGCATCATCTCGTCGAACAGGCGCTGGACGAGGGCGACTTCACCGGCGTCGCCGACCGCACTGATCTC
It encodes:
- a CDS encoding PhoH family protein; the encoded protein is MTQTPTAHGPAQGQARAHFTVPAKHPMVTVLGSGDALLRVIEKAFPAADIHVRGNEISAVGDAGEVALVQRLFDEMMLVLRTGQPMTEDAVERSIAMLRASENGEGDGEETPAEVLTQNILSSRGRTIRPKTLNQKRYVDAIDKHTIVFGIGPAGTGKTYLAMAKAVQALQSKQVNRIILTRPAVEAGERLGFLPGTLYEKIDPYLRPLYDALHDMLDPDSIPRLMAAGTIEVAPLAYMRGRTLNDAFIILDEAQNTSAEQMKMFLTRLGFESKIVITGDVTQVDLPNGTQSGLRQVQDILEGLDDVHFSRLTSHDVVRHKLVGRIVDAYEKYDSENGTENGSRKGRGNAGHKGK